One Rosa chinensis cultivar Old Blush chromosome 3, RchiOBHm-V2, whole genome shotgun sequence DNA window includes the following coding sequences:
- the LOC112191662 gene encoding uncharacterized protein LOC112191662 encodes MERKQDEVLHDKDENQTRNEEGVTYQIPVLKPFSSSPDIEVQLANAVDWGGGKHIAPSGDIDASGEVNMEASITPDDVIRAGGFGARDDISSFLPVASDSTDFEATIRDARDYEEPQGDICRPGLGWTKS; translated from the exons ATGGAGCGCAAGCAGGATGAAGTTCTGCATG ATAAGGATGAAAACCAGACAAGGAATGAGGAAGGTGTAACATATCAAATTCCTGTTTTGAAACCGTTCTCAAGTTCTCCAGATATTGAAGTGCAATTAGCTAATGCGGTTGATTGGGGAGGTGGAAAACACATTGCACCTTCTGGAGATATAGATGCCTCTGGTGAAGTAAACATGGAGGCATCAATAACACCTGATGACGTTATACGGGCTGGAGGCTTTGGTGCCAGAGATGATATAAGTAGTTTTCTTCCTGTCGCTAGTGATTCTACTGATTTTGAAGCTACCATACGTGATGCCCGAGACTATGAAGAACCACAGGGAGATATCTGTAGACCAGGTCTTGGCTGGACGAAAAGCTAG
- the LOC112191661 gene encoding cytokinin dehydrogenase 1, whose amino-acid sequence MDSPPYSFHKQNNMVYLKLCLILFMGCVPDTTNLCSNQFLATPTIIPYRLDPSHITSPFQTLSLDGYLSFDNNHHTAKDFGNIYHFQPSAVLYPKSVFDISCIIKLIFEMGSGSELTVAARGHGHSLQGQAQAHRGIVISMESLEGSPKMQVHIGKRPYVDVSGGELWINILHETLKHGLAPKSWTDYLHLTVGGTLSNAGISGQAFRHGPQINNVYQLEVVTGKGDIITCSEKKNADLFYAVLGGLGQFGIITKARISLQSAPKMVKWIRVLYSDFSLFSKDQELLISSANSFDYIEGFVIINRTGLLNSWRSSFNPKDPIQASQFSSDGKTLYCLEMAKYYNPDETDVMDQRTEILLSGLQYIPSTLFTSEVSFVNFLDRVHLSERKLREKGLWDVPHPWINLLIPKSKIHEFAEEVFGKILTDNINGPILMYPVNKTKWNNNTSLVTPDEDVFYLVAFLSSVVPSSTGTDGFDKILTLNRRILQYSATANLGIKQYLPHYRTQGEWRAHFGSRWKVFLQRKSSYDPLAILAPGQRIFKKAAPIL is encoded by the exons ATGGACTCACCTCCATACAGCTTCCACAAACAGAACAACATGGTCTACCTCAAACTTTGCTTGATTTTATTCATGGGTTGTGTACCAGATACAACCAACCTCTGTTCCAACCAATTTCTGGCCACCCCAACCATTATTCCATACCGCTTAGATCCCTCTCATATCACTTCACCTTTCCAAACACTAAGCCTTGATGGTTACTTGAGTTTTGACAACAACCATCATACAGCAAAGGACTTTGGCAACATATACCATTTCCAACCGTCAGCAGTACTATATCCAAAATCTGTTTTTGATATCTCCTGCATAATAAAGCTTATATTTGAAATGGGTTCTGGTTCTGAGCTCACAGTTGCTGCCAGAGGACATGGTCACTCCCTTCAAGGTCAAGCTCAAGCTCATCGAGGCATAGTCATCAGCATGGAATCACTTGAGGGATCTCCAAAAATGCAGGTTCATATTGGAAAGCGACCTTATGTGGATGTTTCGGGTGGTGAGTTATGGATAAATATTCTGCATGAGACACTCAAACATGGGTTGGCACCAAAATCTTGGACAGATTACCTTCACCTCACCGTTGGCGGGACTTTGTCAAATGCGGGAATCAGTGGCCAGGCATTCCGGCATGGACCCCAGATCAACAATGTCTATCAGCTGGAGGTTGTCACAG GAAAAGGAGACATAATTACCTGTTCCGAAAAGAAAAATGCAGACCTTTTCTATGCTGTTTTGGGAGGGCTGGGACAGTTTGGCATCATTACAAAGGCTAGAATTTCTCTTCAATCGGCACCAAAGATG GTTAAGTGGATCAGAGTGCTGTACTCAGACTTCTCATTATTTTCAAAGGACCAAGAGCTTCTCATATCATCTGCAAATTCATTTGACTACATTGAAGGATTTGTTATAATTAACAGAACAGGTCTTCTTAATAGCTGGAGGTCTTCCTTCAATCCTAAAGATCCAATTCAAGCGAGCCAATTTAGCTCTGATGGTAAAACACTCTACTGCCTAGAAATGGCCAAATACTATAACCCAGACGAAACTGATGTCATGGATCAG AGAACTGAGATCTTACTGTCAGGATTACAATATATCCCTTCCACCCTCTTCACGTCAGAAGTTTCCTTTGTAAACTTCCTAGATAGAGTTCATTTGTCTGAGAGAAAACTACGAGAAAAAGGATTATGGGATGTTCCCCACCCGTGGATAAACCTTCTCATCCCTAAAAGCAAGATACATGAGTTTGCTGAAGAGGTCTTCGGCAAGATTCTCACAGACAATATCAATGGTCCTATCCTCATGTACCCAGTCAACAAAACCAA GTGGAACAACAACACATCTTTGGTTACCCCAGATGAAGATGTATTCTACCTAGTTGCATTCTTGTCCTCTGTGGTGCCATCTTCCACAGGAACAGATGGCTTTGACAAAATTTTAACACTAAACAGAAGAATCTTACAGTACTCTGCTACAGCTAACCTGGGTATCAAGCAATATCTGCCCCATTACAGAACCCAAGGAGAGTGGCGAGCTCATTTTGGCTCTCGATGGAAAGTTTTCCTACAGAGGAAGTCTTCTTATGACCCTTTGGCAATCCTTGCTCCTGGGCAGAGAATCTTTAAAAAGGCGGCTCCCATCCTATGA
- the LOC112191654 gene encoding DNA repair protein recA homolog 2, mitochondrial isoform X2, with protein MGLLNSPPLAHRLALAAFTQPRLSSLLFSFVSPHRGRRHTTATCSGECAAPLDYDDNDDAKAREKDAALHLALSRLSGDFGHESMLSLPRFFRSRRAPVISTGSLKLDIALGTGGLPKGRIVEIYGQEASGKTTLALHIVKEAQKLGGYCAYLDVENALDPSLAESMGVNTENLLISHPNSAENVLNVVDTLTKSGSLDVIVVDSVAALVPQCELDVAIGSAYPDAQSRIMTQALRKIHSSLSHSQALVVFINQVRSSPNSGQGFGPVDEVTCGGNALRFYAAVRLRIKRTQLLKTEDQITGLGISVQVVKNKLALAMKKADLGIQFGRGLCCESEVLQLACEHGVIAKDGSNYHIGRKVFSNVHSAEQYLAKNDDILNKIVRILRQTLFEKDSQFR; from the exons ATGGGTTTACTCAACTCTCCTCCACTCGCGCACCGTCTTGCTCTGGCGGCGTTCACCCAACCTCGCCTCTCTTCTCTACTCTTCTCTTTTGTTTCTCCGCACAGAGGAAGAAGACACACGACGGCGACTTGTAGCG GTGAATGTGCTGCTCCGCTGGATTATGATGATAATGACGATGCTAAAGCGAGGGAGAAAGATGCTGCTCTGCATTTGGCTCTCTCACGGCTTTCTGGCGATTTCGGGCACGAATCCATGTTGTCCCTGCCGCGGTTTTTTCGCTCGAGGCGGGCACCTGTTATCTCCACTGGCTCCTTGAAGCTTGATATAGCTTTGGGGACTGGAGGATTGCCAAAG GGAAGAATTGTTGAGATTTATGGGCAGGAAGCATCTGGCAAGACTACACTCGCACTTCACATCGTCAAGGAAGCCCAAAAGCTTGGAG GGTATTGTGCATATCTGGATGTAGAGAATGCGTTGGACCCTTCACTTGCAGAATCGATGGgtgtaaacacagaaaaccttCTCATTTCGCATCCCAATTCTGCTGAAAATGTGCTGAATGTGGTCGACACTCTGACTAAAAGTGGTTCCTTGGATGTAATTGTTGTGGATAGT GTAGCTGCTCTGGTCCCCCAGTGTGAACTTGATGTTGCAATTGGTAGTGCATACCCAGACGCTCAGTCAAGAATAATGACCCAAGCACTACGAAAAATTCATTCTTCATTAAGCCATTCTCAAGCACTTGTTGTTTTTATAAATCAG GTTAGATCAAGTCCAAACTCAGGGCAAGGTTTTGGACCTGTGGATGAGGTCACCTGTGGTGGAAATGCCTTGAGATTCTATGCAGCAGTTCGATTGAGAATAAAAAGAACCCAGTTGCTTAAGACTGAGGATCAG aTTACAGGTCTTGGGATTTCTGTGCAAGTGGTGAAAAATAAATTGGCACTTGCAATGAAGAAGGCTGATCTGGGGATACAGTTTGGTAGAGGGTTATGCTGTGAATCTGAGGTATTGCAATTGGCTTGCGAACATGGGGTCATTGCGAAAGATGGAAGCAACTACCACATAGGAAGAAAGGTTTTTAGTAATGTACATTCAGCAGAACAGTATCTGGCTAAAAatgatgatattttgaataagATAGTTAGGATCTTGAGGCAAACTTTATTTGAAAAAGATAGTCAATTTAGGTAG
- the LOC112191654 gene encoding DNA repair protein recA homolog 2, mitochondrial isoform X1, with protein sequence MGLLNSPPLAHRLALAAFTQPRLSSLLFSFVSPHRGRRHTTATCSAITGECAAPLDYDDNDDAKAREKDAALHLALSRLSGDFGHESMLSLPRFFRSRRAPVISTGSLKLDIALGTGGLPKGRIVEIYGQEASGKTTLALHIVKEAQKLGGYCAYLDVENALDPSLAESMGVNTENLLISHPNSAENVLNVVDTLTKSGSLDVIVVDSVAALVPQCELDVAIGSAYPDAQSRIMTQALRKIHSSLSHSQALVVFINQVRSSPNSGQGFGPVDEVTCGGNALRFYAAVRLRIKRTQLLKTEDQITGLGISVQVVKNKLALAMKKADLGIQFGRGLCCESEVLQLACEHGVIAKDGSNYHIGRKVFSNVHSAEQYLAKNDDILNKIVRILRQTLFEKDSQFR encoded by the exons ATGGGTTTACTCAACTCTCCTCCACTCGCGCACCGTCTTGCTCTGGCGGCGTTCACCCAACCTCGCCTCTCTTCTCTACTCTTCTCTTTTGTTTCTCCGCACAGAGGAAGAAGACACACGACGGCGACTTGTAGCG CGATTACAGGTGAATGTGCTGCTCCGCTGGATTATGATGATAATGACGATGCTAAAGCGAGGGAGAAAGATGCTGCTCTGCATTTGGCTCTCTCACGGCTTTCTGGCGATTTCGGGCACGAATCCATGTTGTCCCTGCCGCGGTTTTTTCGCTCGAGGCGGGCACCTGTTATCTCCACTGGCTCCTTGAAGCTTGATATAGCTTTGGGGACTGGAGGATTGCCAAAG GGAAGAATTGTTGAGATTTATGGGCAGGAAGCATCTGGCAAGACTACACTCGCACTTCACATCGTCAAGGAAGCCCAAAAGCTTGGAG GGTATTGTGCATATCTGGATGTAGAGAATGCGTTGGACCCTTCACTTGCAGAATCGATGGgtgtaaacacagaaaaccttCTCATTTCGCATCCCAATTCTGCTGAAAATGTGCTGAATGTGGTCGACACTCTGACTAAAAGTGGTTCCTTGGATGTAATTGTTGTGGATAGT GTAGCTGCTCTGGTCCCCCAGTGTGAACTTGATGTTGCAATTGGTAGTGCATACCCAGACGCTCAGTCAAGAATAATGACCCAAGCACTACGAAAAATTCATTCTTCATTAAGCCATTCTCAAGCACTTGTTGTTTTTATAAATCAG GTTAGATCAAGTCCAAACTCAGGGCAAGGTTTTGGACCTGTGGATGAGGTCACCTGTGGTGGAAATGCCTTGAGATTCTATGCAGCAGTTCGATTGAGAATAAAAAGAACCCAGTTGCTTAAGACTGAGGATCAG aTTACAGGTCTTGGGATTTCTGTGCAAGTGGTGAAAAATAAATTGGCACTTGCAATGAAGAAGGCTGATCTGGGGATACAGTTTGGTAGAGGGTTATGCTGTGAATCTGAGGTATTGCAATTGGCTTGCGAACATGGGGTCATTGCGAAAGATGGAAGCAACTACCACATAGGAAGAAAGGTTTTTAGTAATGTACATTCAGCAGAACAGTATCTGGCTAAAAatgatgatattttgaataagATAGTTAGGATCTTGAGGCAAACTTTATTTGAAAAAGATAGTCAATTTAGGTAG